One window of Pocillopora verrucosa isolate sample1 chromosome 9, ASM3666991v2, whole genome shotgun sequence genomic DNA carries:
- the LOC131780572 gene encoding lactadherin-like, with protein MMLKGHTYKTFKFTPGTLECREACLADDGCQSYNVVMFIAMCELNNRTKEARPEDFVGNEDRYYMAKDLKGECGPVGVADKNVVSDARMTASTFKNVGNKPHYGRFHESRGKGAWCPATKTNRTDYLQVDMGTMLSVCAVASQGKETYFQWTTSYTLYLSTDGVVWNADKETSTAKVFPGNSDQNTVVKHFLTTDIMARYVRFYPVTYHKFPCLRVEIFVRK; from the exons ATGATGCTCAAGGGCCACACCTATAAGACGTTCAAGTTTACACCAGGTACGCTGGAATGCAGAGAGGCTTGCCTCGCTGATGACGGGTGTCAAAGCTATAATGTGGTCATGTTCATTGCAATGTGTGAGTTAAACAACCGGACTAAAGAGGCCAGACCAGAGGACTTTGTCGGGAACGAAGACAGATATTACATGGCAAAAGATCTAAAAGGAG AATGTGGGCCTGTTGGTGTGGCAGACAAAAATGTAGTCTCAGATGCCAGAATGACAGCAAGCACATTCAAAAATGTAGGAAATAAGCCGCACTATGGCCGATTTCATGAAAGCAGGGGAAAAGGAGCATGGTGTCCTGCGACTAAAACTAACAGAACAGACTATCTTCAAGTTGATATGGGTACAATGCTGTCTGTTTGTGCTGTGGCTTCCCAAGGAAAAGAGACATACTTTCAATGGACTACCAGCTACACACTATACCTATCCACAGACGGTGTAGTTTGGAACGCTGACAAGGAAACCAGCACTGCAAAG GTTTTCCCAGGAAACTCAGACCAAAACACCGTCGTAAAGCATTTCCTCACTACTGACATTATGGCCAGATACGTTCGGTTTTATCCCGTCACCTACCACAAATTTCCTTGTCTGAGAGTTGAAATATTTGTGCGAAAATGA
- the LOC131780570 gene encoding lactadherin-like codes for MCFIWLVDRLHFFTELFFISQMFLYIPTQQCGTGGDLYSIYQMMLKGHTYKTFKTTPGTLECREACLADDRCKSYNVVMFIAMCELNNRTKEARPEDFVKNEDRYYMAKGPKGECGPVGVADKNAISDARMTASTVHDTRFYPYYGRLLENRGNGGWCPKTETDRTDYLQVDMGTMLSVCAVATQGEKINNERTTSYKLQLSTDGVTWNAYEEASTAKVFLGNSDQNSVVKHFLTTDVMAKYVRFYPVTYYKFPCLRVEIFVRK; via the exons ATGTGCTTCATATGGCTGGTCGACAGGCTTCATTTTTTTACTGAACTGTTTTTCATTTCGCAAATGTTCCTTTACATTCCCACTCAGCAGTGTGGAACTGGCGGCGATCTATACTCGATTTATCAAATGATGCTTAAGGGCCACACCTATAAGACGTTCAAGACTACACCAGGTACGCTGGAATGCAGAGAGGCTTGCCTCGCTGATGACAGATGTAAAAGCTATAACGTGGTCATGTTCATTGCAATGTGTGAGTTAAACAACCGGACTAAAGAGGCCAGACCAGAGGACTTTGTCAAGAACGAGGACAGATATTACATGGCAAAAGGTCCAAAAGGAG AATGTGGGCCTGTTGGTGTAGCAGACAAAAATGCAATCTCAGATGCCAGAATGACAGCAAGCACTGTCCATGATACAAGATTTTATCCGTACTATGGCCGACTCCTTGAAAACAGGGGAAATGGAGGATGGTGTCCAAAGACTGAAACTGACAGAACAGACTATCTTCAAGTTGACATGGGTACAATGCTGTCTGTTTGTGCTGTGGCCACTCAAGGAGAAAAGATAAACAATGAACGGACTACCAGCTACAAACTGCAACTATCCACAGACGGTGTAACCTGGAACGCTTACGAGGAAGCCAGCACTGCAAAG GTTTTCCTAGGAAACTCAGACCAAAACAGCGTCGTAAAGCATTTCCTTACCACTGACGTCATGGCTAAATACGTCCGGTTTTATCCCGTCACGTACTACAAATTTCCATGTTTGAGAGTTGAAATATTTGTGCGAAAATga